The Cryptococcus neoformans var. neoformans B-3501A chromosome 4, whole genome shotgun sequence genome has a window encoding:
- a CDS encoding hypothetical protein (Match to ESTs gb|CF185857.1|CF185857, gb|CF185683.1|CF185683, gb|CF186658.1|CF186658; HMMPfam hit to adh_short, short chain dehydrogenase, score: 231.8, E(): 1.2e-66): protein MGDDQPKIITAYPELTDIKAQHQSLPGKDVDMDPLAEFTKLETWDDDGKPYLKEYTGSGKLKGKKAIVTGGDSGIGRAAAQMFAREGADVTIVYLPEEEQDAQRVKKAIEQDGQQCLTIAHDLMQADLAADVVKQHMDKFGKLDILVNNASKQIMSQSIAEIELENVESTFRSNILAMFALTKAAVPHLKRGSTIINTSSVTAFKGSVAMVDYASTKGAIVSYTRSLAVQLAPQGIRVNGVCPGPVYTPLQPASRPPDNMEGWSVGGPPLHGRASMPAEMGPAYVFLASSDANAMTGHFLHLNNGQWLG from the exons ATGGGAGACGATCAGCCTAAAATCATCACCGCTTACCCC GAGCTTACCGATATCAAAGCCCAGCACCAGAGTCTTCCAGGCAAGGATGTGGACATGGATCCTCTTGCGGAGTTTACCAAACTGGAAACCTGGGACGATGACGGCAAACCATACTTGAAGGAATACACTGGAAGTGGGAAGctgaagggcaagaaggccATCGTTACTGGTGGCGATTCTGGTATTGGCAGAGCTGCAGCCCAAATGTTCGCCCGCGAAGGTGCAGATGTAACCATCGTATACCTTCCTGAGGAGGAACAAGA TGCCCAGCGAGTTAAAAAGGCTATCGAACAAGACGGACAGCAATGTCTTACAATCGCTCATGACCTTATGCAGGCCGACCTCGCAGCAGATGTCGTCAAGCAGCACATGGACAAATTTGGCAAGCTGGATATCCTGGTGAACAATGCCAGTAAGCAAATCATGTCCCAGTCCATCGCAGAAATCGAG CTTGAAAACGTGGAAAGCACATTCAGAAGCAACATTCTTGCCATGTTTGCCCTCACTAAAGCCGCAGTTCCTCATCTCAAGCGAGGATCAACGATCATCAACACCTCTTCTGTTACCGCCTTCAAAGGATCAGTTGCTATGGTCGATTATGCTTCCACCAAGGGAGCCATCGTCTCCTATACCAGGTCATTGGCTGTGCAACTCGCCCCCCAGGGTATCCGGGTAAACGGTGTCTGCCCTGGCCCCGTTTATACTCCTTTGCAGCCAGCTTCTAGGCCTCCTGACAACATGGAGGGATGGTCTGTCGGCGGCCCTCCCTTACACGGTCGAGCTTCTATGCCCGCTGAGATGGGTCCGGCATACG TATTCCTTGCTTCATCTGACGCAAATGCTATGACTGGCCATTTCTTGCACCTCAACAACGGCCAGTGGCTTGGTTAG